In Candidatus Planktophila sp., one genomic interval encodes:
- the atpA gene encoding F0F1 ATP synthase subunit alpha: MADLTINPAEIQGALANFVKSYDPGVAARDEVGTVSQAGDGIARVEGLPSTMANELLQFENGTLGLALNLDVREIGVVILGGYEGIEEGTSVRRTGEILSVPVGDGFLGRVVDPLGRPIDGKGEIKADARRALELQAPSVVQRQPVKEPLATGIKAIDAMTAIGRGQRQLIIGDRQTGKTAVAVDTIINQKENWKSGDKKKQVKCIYVAIGQKGSTIAAVKGALEEAGAMEYTTIVASPASDPAGFKYLAPYTGSSIGQHWMYNGEHVLIVFDDLSKQAEAYRSVSLLLRRPPGREAYPGDVFYLHSRLLERCAKLSDELGGGSMTGLPIIETKGNDVSAFIPTNVISITDGQCFLETDLFNAGVRPAINVGISVSRVGGSAQTKAMKKIAGRLRLDLAQFRELEAFAAFGSDLDAASKAQLERGARMVELLKQGQYSPYSLEHQIVSIWAGTSGALDSVAVADIRRFEAELLEFIGRERKDIFTVIAETKTLEDDTIKAMEEAVTFFKARFAPSHAEAVYELPADALDSEVNEQVTKYVQAPVKK; encoded by the coding sequence ATGGCAGACCTCACGATCAACCCGGCTGAAATCCAGGGAGCCTTAGCGAACTTTGTTAAGTCTTACGATCCAGGCGTTGCAGCTCGCGACGAAGTCGGAACTGTAAGCCAAGCCGGCGATGGAATCGCACGCGTTGAAGGGCTGCCATCGACGATGGCAAATGAGTTGTTGCAGTTTGAAAACGGCACACTCGGCCTGGCACTCAACCTCGACGTACGTGAAATCGGCGTTGTTATCTTGGGTGGTTACGAAGGAATCGAAGAGGGAACATCAGTGCGCCGCACAGGTGAGATTCTCTCAGTACCAGTAGGCGATGGCTTCTTAGGTCGCGTTGTCGATCCTCTAGGTCGTCCCATCGATGGCAAGGGTGAGATCAAGGCCGATGCACGTAGAGCACTTGAACTTCAGGCTCCCTCTGTAGTTCAGCGCCAACCTGTAAAAGAGCCACTCGCAACTGGAATTAAAGCGATTGATGCGATGACAGCAATTGGTCGCGGACAACGCCAGTTAATTATTGGAGATCGTCAGACTGGTAAAACTGCCGTTGCAGTAGACACAATTATTAACCAGAAGGAAAACTGGAAATCTGGAGATAAGAAGAAGCAAGTTAAATGTATTTATGTCGCTATCGGGCAAAAGGGTTCAACGATCGCGGCAGTTAAGGGCGCACTCGAAGAGGCCGGCGCAATGGAGTACACAACTATCGTTGCATCTCCCGCCTCAGACCCTGCAGGTTTTAAATACTTAGCTCCATACACTGGCTCTTCAATTGGCCAACACTGGATGTATAACGGCGAACATGTACTTATCGTCTTTGATGATCTATCAAAGCAGGCCGAGGCTTATCGTTCAGTCTCATTGCTCCTTCGTCGCCCACCAGGTCGTGAAGCATATCCTGGAGATGTTTTCTATTTGCACTCACGTTTATTAGAGCGTTGTGCAAAGCTCTCAGATGAACTCGGTGGTGGTTCGATGACTGGTCTTCCAATTATTGAGACTAAGGGAAATGACGTTTCCGCTTTTATTCCTACAAATGTTATTTCAATTACTGACGGTCAGTGCTTCCTTGAAACAGATCTATTTAACGCCGGCGTTCGTCCAGCAATTAACGTGGGCATCTCTGTTTCGCGCGTAGGTGGCTCTGCACAGACTAAGGCGATGAAGAAGATCGCGGGTCGACTGCGCCTTGACTTGGCACAGTTCCGTGAGCTCGAAGCTTTCGCGGCATTTGGTTCAGATCTAGATGCGGCCTCAAAGGCACAACTTGAGCGCGGCGCGCGCATGGTTGAACTCTTAAAACAGGGTCAGTACTCACCTTATTCTCTTGAGCATCAGATTGTTTCAATCTGGGCCGGTACTTCAGGTGCGCTGGACTCAGTTGCAGTTGCCGACATCCGTCGATTTGAGGCCGAACTCCTTGAGTTCATTGGTCGCGAACGTAAAGATATCTTCACGGTGATTGCAGAGACGAAAACACTCGAAGATGACACAATCAAGGCGATGGAAGAAGCGGTAACTTTCTTTAAGGCACGTTTTGCACCGAGCCATGCAGAAGCGGTTTACGAGTTGCCTGCAGACGCTCTCGATTCAGAAGTTAATGAGCAAGTTACGAAGTATGTTCAGGCACCGGTGAAGAAGTAA
- a CDS encoding F0F1 ATP synthase subunit gamma encodes MGAQLRVYRRRMRSVKATKKITKAMELISASRIVKAQQRVSASTPYANELTRAVSAVASFSSINHPLTTASENPIRAAVLIITADRGMAGAYSNNAIKEGEQLAALLKERGLGTTSYLVGRKAANYYRFRNRAIAGSWSGFSDNPTYEDAKQVADALIKAFIADAQVDPAGVDEIHIVFTEFKSMLTQNAMAKRMLPLEVVESDSPAPTGLLPMYEFEPNAEVVLNALLPRYIEARVFNAMLQSAASEHAARRRAMKSATDNADDLIKSLTRRANAARQAEITQEISEIVGGADALASASAGSE; translated from the coding sequence ATGGGTGCCCAACTTCGCGTTTATCGCAGACGCATGCGATCCGTTAAAGCGACTAAAAAGATTACGAAAGCCATGGAGTTAATCTCGGCATCTCGTATCGTTAAAGCGCAGCAACGAGTCAGTGCTTCGACTCCTTATGCCAATGAGTTGACTCGGGCGGTATCTGCAGTTGCATCGTTCTCATCAATTAACCATCCTTTAACCACTGCAAGTGAGAATCCTATTCGTGCCGCGGTTTTGATTATCACAGCAGATCGCGGAATGGCCGGGGCTTATTCAAATAATGCAATTAAAGAGGGTGAGCAGTTAGCGGCTCTTTTGAAAGAGCGCGGACTTGGAACGACTTCGTATCTAGTCGGCCGTAAAGCAGCTAATTACTACCGTTTCCGGAATCGTGCAATCGCTGGTTCATGGTCGGGTTTTTCAGATAACCCAACGTATGAGGATGCCAAGCAAGTTGCCGACGCACTCATTAAGGCCTTCATCGCCGATGCACAGGTCGATCCTGCCGGTGTCGATGAGATTCACATAGTATTTACTGAATTTAAATCAATGCTTACACAAAACGCGATGGCAAAGCGGATGCTTCCTCTAGAAGTTGTAGAAAGTGATTCGCCAGCACCAACTGGTTTGCTACCAATGTATGAATTCGAACCTAATGCCGAGGTTGTGCTCAATGCACTTTTGCCTCGTTATATTGAGGCTCGAGTATTTAACGCGATGTTGCAGTCGGCGGCCTCTGAGCATGCTGCGCGGCGTCGGGCAATGAAATCGGCAACTGACAATGCCGATGATTTAATCAAGTCGCTTACGCGACGTGCAAATGCAGCCCGTCAAGCTGAAATTACCCAAGAGATCAGTGAAATTGTTGGCGGCGCAGACGCGTTGGCCTCAGCTAGTGCAGGGAGTGAATGA
- the atpD gene encoding F0F1 ATP synthase subunit beta, which yields MSASTGKGRVARVIGPVVDIEFPADSMPSIFNALHVDVTMSGTTRTLTMEVAQHIGDNLVRAISMQPTDGMVRGTEVSDTGSAISVPVGDVTKGHVFNTLGESMDVPTSSLDIKERWPIHRNAPAFDQLESKTEMFETGIKVIDLLTPYVKGGKIGLFGGAGVGKTVLIQEMIYRVAENFGGVSVFAGVGERTREGNDLFLEMTETGVINKTALVFGQMDEPPGTRLRVALSALTMAEYFRDVQKQDVLLFIDNIFRFTQAGSEVSTLLGRMPSAVGYQPTLADEMGQLQERITSTRGHSITSMQAIYVPADDITDPAPHTTFAHLDATTVLSRPISELGIYPAVDPLDSTSRILDPRYIGEHHFRVANRIKQILQRYKDLQDIIAILGIDELSEDDRVLVGRARRIQRFLSQNTFVAKVFTGIEGSFVPLVDTIAAFEALADGKYDHVPEQAFFMCGGLDDVERRAAELAASVGK from the coding sequence ATGTCGGCATCAACAGGTAAAGGTCGCGTAGCTCGCGTTATTGGACCGGTCGTGGATATTGAATTTCCAGCCGATTCAATGCCATCGATCTTCAACGCGCTACACGTAGACGTAACCATGTCAGGTACTACACGTACTTTGACGATGGAGGTCGCCCAACACATTGGTGACAACCTCGTGCGTGCAATTTCTATGCAGCCAACTGATGGGATGGTCCGTGGTACAGAGGTATCTGACACGGGCTCTGCTATCTCAGTGCCTGTCGGCGATGTTACTAAGGGACATGTATTTAACACACTTGGCGAATCAATGGATGTTCCAACATCCTCCCTTGACATAAAAGAGCGTTGGCCAATTCACCGCAATGCTCCAGCATTTGATCAGTTAGAGTCTAAAACTGAGATGTTTGAAACTGGAATTAAAGTTATCGATCTTTTAACACCATATGTAAAGGGTGGCAAGATCGGTCTATTCGGTGGCGCTGGTGTTGGTAAAACTGTTTTGATTCAGGAGATGATTTACCGTGTCGCTGAAAACTTCGGTGGAGTATCTGTATTTGCCGGTGTTGGTGAGCGAACTCGTGAAGGTAACGACTTATTTTTGGAAATGACCGAGACCGGCGTTATCAATAAGACCGCCTTAGTCTTTGGCCAGATGGATGAACCACCTGGCACACGTCTTCGCGTTGCACTCTCAGCGCTCACCATGGCCGAGTACTTCCGCGATGTACAAAAGCAGGATGTTCTTTTGTTCATTGACAATATTTTCCGATTTACTCAAGCTGGCTCTGAAGTATCAACTCTTCTTGGCCGTATGCCATCTGCTGTGGGCTATCAGCCAACTTTGGCCGATGAAATGGGTCAGCTACAGGAGCGCATCACATCTACACGTGGTCACTCAATTACATCTATGCAGGCGATCTATGTACCTGCCGATGACATTACTGACCCAGCCCCACATACAACATTTGCTCACTTAGATGCCACAACTGTTTTGTCCCGTCCGATTTCAGAGCTTGGTATCTACCCTGCTGTGGATCCCCTCGACTCAACATCACGCATCTTGGATCCACGCTACATCGGTGAGCACCACTTCCGTGTCGCTAACCGAATTAAACAGATCTTGCAGCGTTATAAGGATCTTCAGGACATCATCGCGATTCTTGGTATCGATGAATTATCGGAAGATGACCGAGTTCTGGTGGGCCGTGCACGACGTATTCAACGCTTCTTGTCTCAGAATACTTTCGTTGCCAAAGTTTTCACTGGCATTGAAGGCTCATTCGTACCATTAGTCGACACAATTGCAGCTTTTGAGGCCCTTGCCGATGGAAAGTACGATCACGTTCCAGAGCAGGCCTTCTTCATGTGCGGTGGTCTAGATGATGTAGAGCGTCGTGCTGCCGAACTAGCGGCAAGCGTTGGAAAGTAA
- a CDS encoding F0F1 ATP synthase subunit epsilon, giving the protein MTLNVELVSPTERVWSGQASFVSARTVEGDLGILSDHAPLFGVLVDGAVSIKGIDGSTTAFTVSGGFISVSNNRVSILTETVSK; this is encoded by the coding sequence ATGACACTCAACGTCGAACTCGTATCTCCAACAGAGCGCGTCTGGTCGGGGCAGGCTTCATTTGTCTCTGCCCGTACCGTTGAAGGTGATCTTGGAATTTTGAGCGATCACGCGCCGCTCTTTGGAGTACTTGTCGATGGAGCTGTGAGCATAAAAGGTATTGATGGAAGCACCACTGCATTTACTGTAAGTGGTGGCTTCATATCGGTATCAAATAATCGGGTTTCTATTCTTACTGAAACTGTGAGCAAGTAA
- the glpX gene encoding class II fructose-bisphosphatase yields the protein MPAIPDRNLALELIRVTETAAIAAAPWVGRGEKNLADKAAVEAMREMINTVDMAGVVVIGEGEKDDAPMLHNGENVGNQQGPSCDVAVDPIDGTSLTANGMNGAISVIALSPRGTMFDPTTSFYMNKIVTGPEAAHVIDIQATTAENIHAVAKAKNLAISDITVVVLNRPRHAQLIAEIRAAGARIRLIQDGDVAAAIETARPNTGIDLLMGVGGTPEGVIAAAAMICLGGAIQGQLYEDGKPVGAILYTKDLVNSEDVFLAATGITDGELIKGIRYTSFGAVSQSIVMRGQSKTVRVIETEHHIK from the coding sequence ATGCCTGCAATCCCAGATCGCAACTTAGCCCTCGAACTAATTCGAGTAACAGAAACTGCTGCGATTGCCGCAGCGCCGTGGGTAGGTCGTGGTGAGAAGAATTTAGCTGATAAAGCTGCAGTCGAAGCAATGCGCGAAATGATTAATACAGTTGATATGGCAGGTGTTGTAGTTATTGGTGAAGGTGAAAAAGATGATGCTCCAATGCTCCATAATGGTGAGAACGTTGGAAATCAGCAAGGGCCATCGTGTGATGTTGCAGTCGATCCGATAGATGGGACCTCATTAACTGCAAATGGAATGAATGGGGCAATCTCCGTAATCGCCTTATCTCCTCGCGGAACTATGTTTGACCCTACGACCTCTTTTTATATGAACAAGATTGTCACTGGTCCAGAGGCCGCTCATGTTATTGACATACAGGCAACGACTGCCGAGAACATACATGCAGTTGCGAAGGCAAAAAATTTGGCGATTAGTGACATTACAGTTGTGGTACTAAATCGTCCACGACATGCGCAATTAATTGCAGAGATCCGCGCTGCAGGTGCGCGCATCCGCTTAATTCAAGATGGTGATGTTGCTGCCGCGATTGAAACTGCACGGCCCAACACAGGCATTGATTTATTGATGGGCGTCGGTGGGACTCCAGAGGGAGTAATTGCTGCGGCTGCGATGATTTGTTTAGGCGGGGCTATTCAAGGTCAGTTGTATGAAGATGGCAAGCCAGTTGGTGCAATCTTGTACACCAAGGATCTTGTGAACTCCGAAGATGTTTTCTTAGCGGCAACTGGAATAACCGATGGTGAGTTAATCAAGGGAATCCGCTATACAAGTTTTGGTGCTGTTAGTCAGTCCATCGTGATGCGTGGTCAGTCAAAGACGGTTCGCGTCATTGAGACTGAACATCACATAAAGTAA
- the murA gene encoding UDP-N-acetylglucosamine 1-carboxyvinyltransferase, producing MASLDRFRVTGGASLRGEVTVTGAKNSVLKLMAASILATGTTTIENVPEIADVDIMSDLLTRLGCTVIHEKDTVTIDVPENPGHRADYDLVRKMRASINVLGPLVARIGKAEVALPGGDAIGSRGLDFHIKGLEALGASAHIEHGYVIAEAVHGLSGALIELDFPSVGATENIMTAAVLAKGVTTIENAAREPDLIDLGEFLLSMGAKIQGLGTPLITITGVDKLNPTTHVTIPDRIITGTWAFAAAMTRGDITIHGARAKDLELPLEKLVSAGAIVTSTSDGIRVRIDSRPHAIDVVTLPYPGFPTDLLPMVIALNSIADGHSLVTENVFESRFMFVNELIRLGAQISIDGHHASINGVPELSGAPVEATDIRAGAGLVLAALVSEGETTIDAAFHVDRGYPNFTEQLVSLGAKVSRE from the coding sequence ATGGCATCTCTCGATCGTTTCCGCGTCACGGGAGGAGCAAGTCTGCGTGGAGAAGTTACCGTCACCGGAGCAAAGAACTCCGTCTTAAAACTCATGGCGGCATCGATTTTAGCCACTGGTACGACAACAATCGAGAATGTGCCAGAGATTGCCGATGTCGACATCATGTCAGATCTCTTAACGCGTCTGGGCTGCACAGTAATCCACGAAAAAGATACCGTGACAATTGATGTTCCTGAAAACCCAGGACACCGTGCAGATTATGATCTGGTGCGAAAAATGCGTGCCTCTATAAATGTTTTAGGTCCACTTGTCGCTCGAATTGGTAAAGCTGAGGTAGCACTACCTGGTGGGGATGCAATTGGTTCGCGAGGTTTGGATTTTCACATAAAGGGATTAGAGGCATTAGGTGCGAGTGCGCATATTGAACATGGTTATGTAATCGCCGAAGCAGTACATGGATTATCTGGAGCCTTAATAGAACTTGATTTTCCAAGTGTAGGCGCTACAGAGAATATTATGACGGCAGCCGTCTTAGCTAAAGGTGTAACTACAATCGAAAACGCCGCACGTGAACCAGATTTAATCGATCTCGGCGAATTCTTACTTTCAATGGGTGCAAAGATTCAAGGCCTCGGAACTCCACTCATCACCATAACTGGAGTGGATAAATTGAATCCTACAACTCATGTAACAATTCCAGATCGCATCATTACTGGGACCTGGGCATTTGCTGCGGCAATGACACGAGGTGACATTACAATTCATGGTGCGCGTGCTAAGGATTTAGAACTGCCCCTCGAAAAACTCGTTAGCGCTGGTGCGATCGTGACATCGACCTCCGACGGCATACGCGTACGCATAGATTCAAGGCCACACGCTATCGACGTGGTAACTCTTCCTTATCCAGGTTTTCCTACAGATTTACTTCCTATGGTTATTGCCTTGAACTCGATTGCCGATGGACACTCTTTAGTTACTGAAAATGTTTTTGAGTCACGTTTTATGTTCGTCAACGAACTCATACGACTTGGAGCACAGATATCGATCGATGGCCACCATGCATCAATTAACGGAGTGCCAGAGCTATCTGGGGCACCAGTTGAGGCCACCGATATTCGTGCCGGCGCGGGTTTAGTTCTAGCAGCTCTCGTAAGTGAGGGTGAAACTACTATAGATGCCGCCTTCCATGTAGATCGTGGCTATCCTAACTTTACTGAGCAACTTGTCAGCCTAGGAGCGAAAGTGAGCCGTGAATAA
- a CDS encoding cob(I)yrinic acid a,c-diamide adenosyltransferase: MVNLTRIYTKTGDDGTTSLGDMSRTSKNDPRLEAYATVDEANSSIGVVLATENLSEDVRALLVRIQNDLFDVGADLCTPVVDSPAFEPLRVLESQIKFLEEEIDRYNSELEPVRSFVLPSGTPAAAHLHVARTVVRRAERCTWAAIHGFGGGVSPITAKYLNRCSDLLFVLARYVNKDIGDQLWVPGANR; encoded by the coding sequence ATGGTTAATTTGACGCGTATTTACACTAAGACCGGCGATGATGGAACAACCTCATTAGGCGACATGAGCCGAACATCGAAAAATGATCCGCGCCTTGAAGCGTACGCCACCGTGGATGAAGCTAACTCCTCCATCGGGGTAGTGCTTGCTACAGAAAATTTGAGTGAAGATGTCCGCGCATTGTTAGTGCGAATTCAAAATGATCTCTTTGATGTTGGTGCCGATTTGTGCACGCCGGTGGTAGATTCGCCTGCCTTTGAACCACTTCGCGTTCTTGAATCCCAGATTAAATTTTTAGAAGAGGAAATCGATAGATACAACAGCGAATTAGAACCTGTGCGCTCATTTGTGTTACCTTCGGGCACACCAGCGGCTGCACATCTTCATGTCGCTCGCACCGTTGTGCGCCGTGCAGAGCGTTGTACATGGGCTGCAATACATGGATTTGGTGGCGGAGTTAGTCCAATAACAGCAAAGTATTTAAATCGTTGCTCAGATCTACTCTTTGTTTTAGCACGATATGTAAATAAAGATATTGGTGATCAGCTATGGGTTCCAGGAGCTAATCGCTAA
- a CDS encoding ABC transporter permease produces the protein MNKIPSAISLGIRRGGFEIRQFSRQRESVVFTLFFPVILLTIFGSVFKDTIAPGVTFSQYFAAGMIASGLVNTGFQALAITIPLERDFGALKRLRGTPMPASSYFIGKAILVTVSMVIQIFMLFGFGLLFLGLEMPTGTDKWITFAWLVVLGSACSTALGIAFSIIPKSGRGASAVVSPIVIILQFFSGVFFIFTQLPPWMQQVAAIFPLKWLTQGMRSVFLPDSFAAQEIAKSWENERTFAVLIVWLIIGTFFSVRKFKWDRD, from the coding sequence ATGAATAAGATTCCTAGCGCCATCTCACTCGGCATTCGGCGCGGGGGTTTTGAGATTCGACAGTTTTCAAGGCAACGCGAGTCCGTTGTTTTTACACTTTTTTTTCCAGTAATTTTGCTGACAATTTTCGGATCGGTCTTTAAAGACACAATTGCTCCAGGAGTAACTTTTTCCCAGTACTTTGCGGCGGGAATGATTGCATCAGGTCTGGTTAATACTGGCTTTCAAGCACTTGCAATTACAATTCCACTAGAGCGCGACTTCGGAGCGCTCAAGCGGTTGCGCGGAACACCAATGCCGGCATCTAGTTATTTTATTGGAAAGGCAATTCTTGTCACAGTTAGCATGGTCATACAGATTTTCATGCTTTTTGGATTCGGCTTACTCTTCCTTGGTCTTGAAATGCCAACTGGCACTGATAAATGGATTACTTTCGCCTGGTTGGTTGTACTTGGAAGTGCATGTTCGACCGCACTCGGAATCGCATTTTCAATTATTCCAAAGAGTGGCCGAGGAGCATCGGCAGTTGTTTCGCCCATCGTAATTATTTTGCAGTTCTTCAGCGGCGTATTTTTCATTTTTACACAACTTCCACCCTGGATGCAACAAGTCGCTGCAATTTTTCCACTTAAGTGGCTCACCCAAGGCATGCGATCAGTCTTTTTACCAGATTCCTTTGCAGCGCAAGAGATCGCAAAATCTTGGGAAAATGAACGAACTTTTGCGGTACTAATAGTCTGGCTCATCATCGGTACCTTCTTTTCAGTCCGCAAATTTAAGTGGGACCGTGATTAA
- a CDS encoding ABC transporter ATP-binding protein → MNAIEVTGLRKSYGPIQAVRGIDLSISSGEIFALLGPNGAGKTTTVEILEGFRSRDGGQVSVLGFDPRNEGHAAREWRNRIGIVLQSTSDSGDLTVVETIDHFSGYYSNPRKVNEVIHAVGLDDKAGSLIRELSGGQRRRLDVALGIVGNPELLFLDEPTTGFDPEARRAFWTLIENLRGSGTTILLTTHYLDEAEALADRVAVINNGQIIEISSPTELGGRSTSKALVTWRESGELKSEATDNPTALVNKLTSIFNGEIPELTVTRPSLEDIYLRMIGKTHE, encoded by the coding sequence ATGAATGCGATTGAAGTAACTGGCCTACGAAAGAGTTATGGGCCAATTCAGGCGGTCAGAGGGATCGACTTATCAATTTCATCGGGCGAAATCTTTGCTCTACTAGGACCAAATGGTGCAGGAAAAACAACCACCGTTGAAATTCTGGAGGGCTTTCGAAGCCGTGATGGCGGACAAGTCAGCGTCCTAGGTTTTGATCCCCGCAACGAAGGACACGCTGCCCGTGAGTGGCGTAATCGAATCGGAATTGTTTTGCAGTCAACCTCGGATTCAGGTGATTTAACGGTTGTTGAAACTATCGATCATTTCAGTGGTTACTACTCCAATCCTCGAAAAGTTAATGAAGTGATACATGCCGTTGGCTTGGATGACAAGGCCGGCTCGCTCATTCGTGAACTTTCGGGAGGTCAACGCAGACGTTTAGATGTCGCACTCGGCATAGTTGGCAATCCAGAGCTTCTTTTTCTGGATGAACCTACGACTGGCTTTGATCCAGAGGCAAGGCGAGCATTTTGGACACTGATTGAAAACCTACGAGGAAGTGGCACCACAATTTTGCTTACAACCCATTACTTAGATGAGGCAGAAGCGCTCGCCGATCGCGTCGCAGTTATAAATAATGGTCAGATTATTGAAATCTCTTCACCAACTGAGCTCGGTGGACGAAGTACTTCTAAGGCACTTGTTACGTGGCGCGAGTCTGGTGAGTTAAAGTCCGAGGCGACTGATAATCCAACAGCTCTAGTTAATAAACTAACCTCTATCTTTAATGGTGAAATTCCAGAACTCACTGTAACTCGCCCATCTTTAGAAGATATTTACCTTCGCATGATTGGTAAAACCCATGAATAA
- a CDS encoding aldehyde dehydrogenase family protein, which yields MVTKERPSFNSHNPVTGDALGTYPIFSTSEIENVVSRARTTTVKWQRIGFNSRRQVLLAWSSLIMRRIEQIAELISCETGKPMSDAKLEVSIAVNHIEWAARHAESILRTSHRRPGLLMANMAATVERSPLGVIGVIGPWNYPIFTPVGSISYALAAGNTVLFKPSEFTPGVGMWLEESFNEVAPFADIFTTVTGLAQTGSALCVSGIDKLSFTGSTRTAKLVAAQCASVMVPVVLECGGKDPVIVAADADIKRAVDATMWSAMANAGQSCIGAERVYVDEKVADEFIARAIELAATIHAGAPGEGNYGPITMPSQIKVIRSHIKAAIADGGICVYGGPQSVKAPFVQPVVLINVPESSSAVREETFGPIIIINRVTTMREAIDLSNASRYGLGANVWSKRQGKKIASQLQCGMVAINSTFAFATIASVPFGGVKDSGSGRVHGPEGLLEYTFARTVVRTRFHLPLKLLSFKRSPHDDALVIKLTKLLKGRLG from the coding sequence ATGGTAACTAAAGAAAGGCCCTCATTTAATTCGCACAATCCAGTAACTGGAGATGCACTTGGTACGTATCCAATTTTTAGCACGAGCGAAATCGAGAATGTTGTTAGCCGCGCGCGCACTACAACGGTGAAATGGCAGAGGATTGGTTTCAATAGTCGCCGGCAGGTATTGCTCGCATGGAGTTCTCTCATCATGAGACGTATAGAGCAGATTGCCGAATTAATTAGCTGTGAAACTGGAAAGCCGATGAGCGATGCTAAGTTAGAAGTCAGTATCGCTGTAAACCACATTGAATGGGCGGCGCGGCATGCCGAATCGATTTTGCGCACCTCACATCGCCGCCCCGGATTATTAATGGCCAATATGGCGGCAACTGTTGAGCGCTCCCCACTTGGAGTTATTGGCGTAATTGGACCCTGGAACTACCCCATTTTTACTCCAGTTGGTTCAATTTCATATGCATTAGCTGCCGGTAATACCGTTCTCTTTAAACCCAGTGAGTTCACGCCAGGTGTAGGAATGTGGCTCGAGGAGAGTTTTAATGAGGTTGCACCTTTCGCCGATATTTTCACGACGGTTACGGGTTTAGCGCAAACTGGTAGTGCACTCTGTGTAAGTGGAATCGACAAGCTCTCATTTACTGGCTCGACTCGTACGGCAAAGTTAGTAGCTGCCCAGTGTGCATCTGTAATGGTCCCTGTCGTTCTCGAGTGTGGGGGCAAGGATCCGGTAATTGTGGCAGCCGATGCCGATATTAAACGTGCAGTTGATGCAACTATGTGGTCTGCCATGGCTAATGCTGGTCAATCATGTATTGGTGCAGAGCGCGTATATGTCGATGAAAAAGTTGCCGATGAGTTTATTGCTCGAGCAATTGAACTTGCCGCAACGATTCACGCAGGTGCGCCAGGGGAAGGCAACTATGGTCCTATAACGATGCCTTCCCAGATTAAGGTTATTCGCTCCCACATCAAGGCGGCGATTGCAGATGGTGGTATTTGTGTTTATGGAGGACCACAATCGGTGAAAGCGCCATTCGTACAACCAGTTGTGCTAATAAATGTTCCCGAGAGTTCGAGCGCGGTACGCGAAGAAACGTTTGGTCCTATTATTATTATTAATCGGGTTACAACAATGCGCGAAGCGATCGATCTTTCAAATGCATCACGCTATGGCCTCGGTGCAAATGTCTGGTCTAAACGACAAGGAAAGAAAATAGCGTCTCAACTTCAGTGCGGAATGGTTGCAATTAATTCGACTTTCGCCTTCGCAACAATTGCTTCTGTACCTTTTGGGGGTGTCAAAGATAGTGGCTCGGGCCGAGTTCATGGTCCTGAAGGTCTCTTGGAATATACCTTCGCACGAACAGTTGTGCGTACCCGCTTTCATTTACCGTTGAAGCTTTTAAGTTTTAAGCGCAGCCCACACGATGATGCACTAGTAATTAAATTAACCAAACTACTCAAAGGACGTCTAGGCTGA